A single region of the Lotus japonicus ecotype B-129 chromosome 4, LjGifu_v1.2 genome encodes:
- the LOC130714526 gene encoding calmodulin-binding transcription activator 4 isoform X3 produces MTPGAGHEYDINDLYQEAQRRWLKPAEVMCILQNHEKYQFSQEPPQKPSSGSLFLFNRRVLRFFRRDGHAWRKKRDGRAVGEAHERLKVGNVEALNCYYAHGEQNPTFQRRSYWMLDPAYDHIVLVHYRETSEGSPSSTPGTQLSPGSSSALSQSPSSYSSQNPVSTSILDDSYEPNQSSFSPGSAEVTSDIFVVNNEVGHLDGTDTESGTSTDLQITLRRLEQQLSLNDDKFEEISSFGNQHETADDSSPQHHQEKSANLSGPDGQGLFYNGYNGRQGDIGECHHELPDRGYPDGNEKALSCTDMLETYRSSSEARLPQKNVYIPSRHHESSTSSRSEPVVYQENYRWLNFNNDSAQNSAFSSTQGVGGVKLPPYSSFVEAQETNSDYYAGLFDQSLIGEPLDAGSSLTLAQKQKFSIKAVSPEWGFASETTKVFIIGSFLCPPSVSTWSCMFGDIEVPVEIIQDGVICCEAPSHLTGKVTLCVTSGNRESCSEVREFEYRNTTNSFTHYTPLKTEAARSPEELLLLVRLGQMLLSASPVKNDNIESGVPLMKQKADDDSWSHIIEALLVGSGTSSGTIDWLLEEFLKDKLQLWLSCKSQEVDEETGCCLSKKEQGIIHMVAGLGFEWALSPILSSCVNINFRDINGWTALHWAARFGREKMVALLIASGASAGAVTDPSAQDPTGKTAASIASSHGHKGLAGYLSEVALTSHLQSLTMEESELSKSSAELQADLTVSSVSNENITATEDQTSLKDTLAAIRNAAQAAARIQSAFRSHSFRKRRAREAAPGMDGYGIDADSIGNMPELSALSKLAFRNSREHNLAALSIQKKYRGWKGRKDFLTLRQKVVKIQAHVRGYQVRKHYKVLWAVGILDKVVLRWRRKGVGLRGFRQEMETNENEDEDEDEDILKIFRKQKVDVEIEEAVSRVLSMVDSPDARQQYHRMLEKYRQAKAELAGTSEETSLSTSLGDVYNMEDDFYQFP; encoded by the exons ATGACACCTG GTGCAGGTCACGAATATGATATTAATGATCTGTATCAAGAAGCTCAAAGGAGATGGCTGAAGCCTGCAGAGGTGATGTGCATTTTACAGAATCATGAAAAGTACCAGTTCTCTCAAGAGCCTCCGCAAAAGCCATCCA GTGGATCACTGTTTCTGTTTAACAGAAGAGTCCTGCGTTTCTTCCGCAGAGATGGTCATGCCTGGCGGAAGAAAAGAGATGGAAGAGCTGTGGGAGAAGCACACGAACGGCTGAAG GTTGGAAATGTTGAAGCCTTAAATTGTTACTATGCACATGGAGAACAGAACCCTACTTTCCAGAGGCGGAGCTATTGGATGTTGGATCC GGCATATGATCACATTGTTCTTGTGCATTACAGAGAAACTAGTGAG GGAAGTCCCAGTTCTACACCTGGTACTCAATTGTCACCAGGTTCCTCCTCTGCGCTTAGTCAGAGTCCTAGCTCATATTCTTCTCAGAACCCAGTGTCAACATCCATTCTTGATGATTCATATGAACCTAATCAGAGTTCCTTCAGTCCTGGATCTGCAGAAGTTACCTCTGATATATTCGTTGTTAACAATGAAGTGGGTCACTTGGATGGAACAGATACAGAATCAGGAACCTCAACTGATCTTCAGATTACTTTGCGCCGACTAGAGCAGCAGTTAAGTTTGAATGATGACAAATTTGAAGAAATTTCTTCCTTCGGCAATCAGCATGAAACTGCAGATGATTCAAGCCCTCAGCACCATCAAGAGAAATCTGCAAATTTGTCTGGACCAGATGGCCAGGGGCTATTTTACAATGGATATAATGGAAGGCAAG GTGATATTGGTGAATGTCATCATGAACTACCAGACCGCGGTTACCCTGATGGAAATGAAAAGGCTTTATCTTGCACAGATATGCTGGAAACATACAGGTCCTCATCTGAAGCCAGGTTACCACAGAAAAATGTATACATACCATCAAGACAT CATGAAAGTTCAACATCGTCCAGAAGCGAACCAGTTGTCTACCAGGAAAACTATCGCTGGCTGAACTTCAACAATGACAGTGCTCAAAACT CTGCTTTCTCATCGACACAAGGCGTAGGTGGAGTCAAGCTTCCTCCATATTCTTCTTTCGTAGAAGCACAAGAAACAAATTCTGACTACTATGCAGGATTGTTTGACCAAAGCCTAATAGGAGAACCTCTGGATGCAGGTTCAAGCTTAACTCTTGCCCAAAAACAGAAATTTTCTATTAAGGCAGTCTCCCCAGAATGGGGTTTTGCCTCTGAGACTACAAAG GTCTTCATTATTGGGTCTTTTCTCTGTCCACCCTCGGTTTCTACCTGGTCCTGTATGTTTGGTGATATTGAAGTTCCTGTTGAGATCATTCAGGACGGTGTAATCTGTTGCGAAGCTCCATCTCACCTCACTGGAAAGGTTACTCTGTGCGTTACTTCCGGAAACCGGGAGTCCTGCAGTGAAGTCAGAGAGTTCGAGTATCGTAACACGACCAATAGTTTCACCCACTATACTCCATTGAAAACAGAAGCTGCAAGAAGTCCAGAAGAACTGTTATTACTAGTTAGATTGGGGCAGATGCTCCTTTCTGCTTCACCTGTAAAGAATGATAATATAGAATCTGGAGTTCCTCTCATGAAACAGAAAGCTGATGATGATTCATGGAGCCATATTATAGAGGCTCTTCTAGTCGGCAGTGGAACTTCATCCGGCACTATCGATTGGCTTCTCGAAGAGTTTCTAAAGGATAAGCTGCAACTGTGGCTTTCTTGCAAATCCCAGGAAGTAGATGAAGAGACAGGCTGTTGTTTGTCCAAGAAAGAGCAGGGGATTATTCACATGGTTGCTGGGTTGGGTTTTGAGTGGGCCTTGAGCCCTATTCTCAGTTCCTGTGTGAATATCAATTTCCGTGACATCAATGGGTGGACTGCGCTTCATTGGGCTGCACGTTTCGGAAG GGAAAAAATGGTTGCTTTGCTTATAGCTTCTGGCGCATCTGCTGGAGCAGTGACAGATCCAAGTGCACAAGATCCAACCGGCAAAACTGCTGCATCAATTGCATCCAGCCATGGGCATAAGGGTCTGGCAGGGTATCTTTCAGAGGTGGCTCTAACAAGCCATCTGCAATCGCTTACAATGGAAGAGAGTGAACTGTCTAAAAGTTCGGCTGAGCTTCAAGCCGATTTAACCGTTAGTAGTGTCTCCAACGAAAATATCACCGCCACTGAGGATCAGACTTCACTGAAAGATACCTTGGCTGCTATCAGAAATGCAGCTCAGGCAGCTGCGCGGATACAATCTGCTTTTCGCTCGCATTCTTTCAGAAAACGGAGAGCAAGAGAAGCAGCTCCAGGTATGGATGGATATGGTATCGACGCAGATAGCATTGGTAACATGCCAGAGCTTTCTGCTTTGTCAAAACTTGCCTTTCGGAACTCACGTGAACATAATTTAGCTGCCTTATCAATTCAGAAGAAGTATCGGGGTTGGAAAGGTCGCAAGGATTTCTTAACACTGCGCCAAAAAGTAGTGAAGATACAG GCTCATGTGAGGGGTTACCAGGTTAGGAAGCATTACAAGGTTCTATGGGCAGTTGGAATCTTGGACAAGGTTGTGCTACGTTGGCGGCGAAAAGGGGTTGGTTTAAGAGGCTTCCGACAAGAGATGGAGACtaatgaaaatgaagatgaagatgaagatgaagatattCTTAAGATTTTCAGGAAACAGAAAGTAGATGTAGAAATTGAAGAGGCTGTTTCACGGGTTCTGTCCATGGTTGACTCTCCAGATGCTCGTCAGCAATACCATCGCATGCTTGAGAAGTATCGCCAAGCCAAG GCTGAACTTGCGGGTACTAGTGAAGAAACATCATTATCAACTTCTTTAGGGGATGTGTACAATATGGAAGATGATTTTTATCAATTTCCATAG
- the LOC130714526 gene encoding calmodulin-binding transcription activator 4 isoform X1, which yields MTPGAGHEYDINDLYQEAQRRWLKPAEVMCILQNHEKYQFSQEPPQKPSSGSLFLFNRRVLRFFRRDGHAWRKKRDGRAVGEAHERLKVGNVEALNCYYAHGEQNPTFQRRSYWMLDPAYDHIVLVHYRETSEGSPSSTPGTQLSPGSSSALSQSPSSYSSQNPVSTSILDDSYEPNQSSFSPGSAEVTSDIFVVNNEVGHLDGTDTESGTSTDLQITLRRLEQQLSLNDDKFEEISSFGNQHETADDSSPQHHQEKSANLSGPDGQGLFYNGYNGRQGNKNGDIGECHHELPDRGYPDGNEKALSCTDMLETYRSSSEARLPQKNVYIPSRHHESSTSSRSEPVVYQENYRWLNFNNDSAQNSAFSSTQGVGGVKLPPYSSFVEAQETNSDYYAGLFDQSLIGEPLDAGSSLTLAQKQKFSIKAVSPEWGFASETTKVFIIGSFLCPPSVSTWSCMFGDIEVPVEIIQDGVICCEAPSHLTGKVTLCVTSGNRESCSEVREFEYRNTTNSFTHYTPLKTEAARSPEELLLLVRLGQMLLSASPVKNDNIESGVPLMKQKADDDSWSHIIEALLVGSGTSSGTIDWLLEEFLKDKLQLWLSCKSQEVDEETGCCLSKKEQGIIHMVAGLGFEWALSPILSSCVNINFRDINGWTALHWAARFGREKMVALLIASGASAGAVTDPSAQDPTGKTAASIASSHGHKGLAGYLSEVALTSHLQSLTMEESELSKSSAELQADLTVSSVSNENITATEDQTSLKDTLAAIRNAAQAAARIQSAFRSHSFRKRRAREAAPGMDGYGIDADSIGNMPELSALSKLAFRNSREHNLAALSIQKKYRGWKGRKDFLTLRQKVVKIQAHVRGYQVRKHYKVLWAVGILDKVVLRWRRKGVGLRGFRQEMETNENEDEDEDEDILKIFRKQKVDVEIEEAVSRVLSMVDSPDARQQYHRMLEKYRQAKAELAGTSEETSLSTSLGDVYNMEDDFYQFP from the exons ATGACACCTG GTGCAGGTCACGAATATGATATTAATGATCTGTATCAAGAAGCTCAAAGGAGATGGCTGAAGCCTGCAGAGGTGATGTGCATTTTACAGAATCATGAAAAGTACCAGTTCTCTCAAGAGCCTCCGCAAAAGCCATCCA GTGGATCACTGTTTCTGTTTAACAGAAGAGTCCTGCGTTTCTTCCGCAGAGATGGTCATGCCTGGCGGAAGAAAAGAGATGGAAGAGCTGTGGGAGAAGCACACGAACGGCTGAAG GTTGGAAATGTTGAAGCCTTAAATTGTTACTATGCACATGGAGAACAGAACCCTACTTTCCAGAGGCGGAGCTATTGGATGTTGGATCC GGCATATGATCACATTGTTCTTGTGCATTACAGAGAAACTAGTGAG GGAAGTCCCAGTTCTACACCTGGTACTCAATTGTCACCAGGTTCCTCCTCTGCGCTTAGTCAGAGTCCTAGCTCATATTCTTCTCAGAACCCAGTGTCAACATCCATTCTTGATGATTCATATGAACCTAATCAGAGTTCCTTCAGTCCTGGATCTGCAGAAGTTACCTCTGATATATTCGTTGTTAACAATGAAGTGGGTCACTTGGATGGAACAGATACAGAATCAGGAACCTCAACTGATCTTCAGATTACTTTGCGCCGACTAGAGCAGCAGTTAAGTTTGAATGATGACAAATTTGAAGAAATTTCTTCCTTCGGCAATCAGCATGAAACTGCAGATGATTCAAGCCCTCAGCACCATCAAGAGAAATCTGCAAATTTGTCTGGACCAGATGGCCAGGGGCTATTTTACAATGGATATAATGGAAGGCAAGGTAATAAGAATG GTGATATTGGTGAATGTCATCATGAACTACCAGACCGCGGTTACCCTGATGGAAATGAAAAGGCTTTATCTTGCACAGATATGCTGGAAACATACAGGTCCTCATCTGAAGCCAGGTTACCACAGAAAAATGTATACATACCATCAAGACAT CATGAAAGTTCAACATCGTCCAGAAGCGAACCAGTTGTCTACCAGGAAAACTATCGCTGGCTGAACTTCAACAATGACAGTGCTCAAAACT CTGCTTTCTCATCGACACAAGGCGTAGGTGGAGTCAAGCTTCCTCCATATTCTTCTTTCGTAGAAGCACAAGAAACAAATTCTGACTACTATGCAGGATTGTTTGACCAAAGCCTAATAGGAGAACCTCTGGATGCAGGTTCAAGCTTAACTCTTGCCCAAAAACAGAAATTTTCTATTAAGGCAGTCTCCCCAGAATGGGGTTTTGCCTCTGAGACTACAAAG GTCTTCATTATTGGGTCTTTTCTCTGTCCACCCTCGGTTTCTACCTGGTCCTGTATGTTTGGTGATATTGAAGTTCCTGTTGAGATCATTCAGGACGGTGTAATCTGTTGCGAAGCTCCATCTCACCTCACTGGAAAGGTTACTCTGTGCGTTACTTCCGGAAACCGGGAGTCCTGCAGTGAAGTCAGAGAGTTCGAGTATCGTAACACGACCAATAGTTTCACCCACTATACTCCATTGAAAACAGAAGCTGCAAGAAGTCCAGAAGAACTGTTATTACTAGTTAGATTGGGGCAGATGCTCCTTTCTGCTTCACCTGTAAAGAATGATAATATAGAATCTGGAGTTCCTCTCATGAAACAGAAAGCTGATGATGATTCATGGAGCCATATTATAGAGGCTCTTCTAGTCGGCAGTGGAACTTCATCCGGCACTATCGATTGGCTTCTCGAAGAGTTTCTAAAGGATAAGCTGCAACTGTGGCTTTCTTGCAAATCCCAGGAAGTAGATGAAGAGACAGGCTGTTGTTTGTCCAAGAAAGAGCAGGGGATTATTCACATGGTTGCTGGGTTGGGTTTTGAGTGGGCCTTGAGCCCTATTCTCAGTTCCTGTGTGAATATCAATTTCCGTGACATCAATGGGTGGACTGCGCTTCATTGGGCTGCACGTTTCGGAAG GGAAAAAATGGTTGCTTTGCTTATAGCTTCTGGCGCATCTGCTGGAGCAGTGACAGATCCAAGTGCACAAGATCCAACCGGCAAAACTGCTGCATCAATTGCATCCAGCCATGGGCATAAGGGTCTGGCAGGGTATCTTTCAGAGGTGGCTCTAACAAGCCATCTGCAATCGCTTACAATGGAAGAGAGTGAACTGTCTAAAAGTTCGGCTGAGCTTCAAGCCGATTTAACCGTTAGTAGTGTCTCCAACGAAAATATCACCGCCACTGAGGATCAGACTTCACTGAAAGATACCTTGGCTGCTATCAGAAATGCAGCTCAGGCAGCTGCGCGGATACAATCTGCTTTTCGCTCGCATTCTTTCAGAAAACGGAGAGCAAGAGAAGCAGCTCCAGGTATGGATGGATATGGTATCGACGCAGATAGCATTGGTAACATGCCAGAGCTTTCTGCTTTGTCAAAACTTGCCTTTCGGAACTCACGTGAACATAATTTAGCTGCCTTATCAATTCAGAAGAAGTATCGGGGTTGGAAAGGTCGCAAGGATTTCTTAACACTGCGCCAAAAAGTAGTGAAGATACAG GCTCATGTGAGGGGTTACCAGGTTAGGAAGCATTACAAGGTTCTATGGGCAGTTGGAATCTTGGACAAGGTTGTGCTACGTTGGCGGCGAAAAGGGGTTGGTTTAAGAGGCTTCCGACAAGAGATGGAGACtaatgaaaatgaagatgaagatgaagatgaagatattCTTAAGATTTTCAGGAAACAGAAAGTAGATGTAGAAATTGAAGAGGCTGTTTCACGGGTTCTGTCCATGGTTGACTCTCCAGATGCTCGTCAGCAATACCATCGCATGCTTGAGAAGTATCGCCAAGCCAAG GCTGAACTTGCGGGTACTAGTGAAGAAACATCATTATCAACTTCTTTAGGGGATGTGTACAATATGGAAGATGATTTTTATCAATTTCCATAG
- the LOC130713356 gene encoding uncharacterized protein LOC130713356: protein MADWGPIFVSYVLFVLLTPGLLFQLPGRSRRVEFGNFQTSGASIVIHSLLYFGFICVFLLALKVHLYLEGLMAADWGPVVISVVLFVLLSPGLLFQLPGRGKVVAFGSMQTSGLSILVHTIIFFGLITIFLLAVGVHIYSG, encoded by the exons ATGGCGGACTGGGGTCCAATTTTCGTGTCCTATGTTCTGTTTGTGCTGTTAACGCCGGGCCTGCTGTTTCAGTTACCGGGGCGGTCGAGGCGCGTGGAGTTTGGGAACTTTCAGACCAGTGGTGCTTCCATAGTCATTCACTCCCTCCTCTACTTTGGTTTCATATGTGTCTTCTTGCTTGCTCTTAAGGTCCACTTGTACCTCG AAGGTTTGATGGCGGCAGATTGGGGTCCGGTGGTGATCTCGGTGGTGTTGTTTGTACTACTGAGCCCAGGGCTGCTGTTTCAGCTGCCGGGGAGGGGCAAGGTGGTGGCGTTTGGGAGCATGCAAACTAGTGGGCTTTCTATCTTGGTCCACACCATCATCTTCTTTGGACTCATCACCATCTTTCTACTTGCAGTTGGGGTGCATATCTACTCAGGATAA
- the LOC130714526 gene encoding calmodulin-binding transcription activator 4 isoform X2: MTPGHEYDINDLYQEAQRRWLKPAEVMCILQNHEKYQFSQEPPQKPSSGSLFLFNRRVLRFFRRDGHAWRKKRDGRAVGEAHERLKVGNVEALNCYYAHGEQNPTFQRRSYWMLDPAYDHIVLVHYRETSEGSPSSTPGTQLSPGSSSALSQSPSSYSSQNPVSTSILDDSYEPNQSSFSPGSAEVTSDIFVVNNEVGHLDGTDTESGTSTDLQITLRRLEQQLSLNDDKFEEISSFGNQHETADDSSPQHHQEKSANLSGPDGQGLFYNGYNGRQGNKNGDIGECHHELPDRGYPDGNEKALSCTDMLETYRSSSEARLPQKNVYIPSRHHESSTSSRSEPVVYQENYRWLNFNNDSAQNSAFSSTQGVGGVKLPPYSSFVEAQETNSDYYAGLFDQSLIGEPLDAGSSLTLAQKQKFSIKAVSPEWGFASETTKVFIIGSFLCPPSVSTWSCMFGDIEVPVEIIQDGVICCEAPSHLTGKVTLCVTSGNRESCSEVREFEYRNTTNSFTHYTPLKTEAARSPEELLLLVRLGQMLLSASPVKNDNIESGVPLMKQKADDDSWSHIIEALLVGSGTSSGTIDWLLEEFLKDKLQLWLSCKSQEVDEETGCCLSKKEQGIIHMVAGLGFEWALSPILSSCVNINFRDINGWTALHWAARFGREKMVALLIASGASAGAVTDPSAQDPTGKTAASIASSHGHKGLAGYLSEVALTSHLQSLTMEESELSKSSAELQADLTVSSVSNENITATEDQTSLKDTLAAIRNAAQAAARIQSAFRSHSFRKRRAREAAPGMDGYGIDADSIGNMPELSALSKLAFRNSREHNLAALSIQKKYRGWKGRKDFLTLRQKVVKIQAHVRGYQVRKHYKVLWAVGILDKVVLRWRRKGVGLRGFRQEMETNENEDEDEDEDILKIFRKQKVDVEIEEAVSRVLSMVDSPDARQQYHRMLEKYRQAKAELAGTSEETSLSTSLGDVYNMEDDFYQFP, translated from the exons ATGACACCTG GTCACGAATATGATATTAATGATCTGTATCAAGAAGCTCAAAGGAGATGGCTGAAGCCTGCAGAGGTGATGTGCATTTTACAGAATCATGAAAAGTACCAGTTCTCTCAAGAGCCTCCGCAAAAGCCATCCA GTGGATCACTGTTTCTGTTTAACAGAAGAGTCCTGCGTTTCTTCCGCAGAGATGGTCATGCCTGGCGGAAGAAAAGAGATGGAAGAGCTGTGGGAGAAGCACACGAACGGCTGAAG GTTGGAAATGTTGAAGCCTTAAATTGTTACTATGCACATGGAGAACAGAACCCTACTTTCCAGAGGCGGAGCTATTGGATGTTGGATCC GGCATATGATCACATTGTTCTTGTGCATTACAGAGAAACTAGTGAG GGAAGTCCCAGTTCTACACCTGGTACTCAATTGTCACCAGGTTCCTCCTCTGCGCTTAGTCAGAGTCCTAGCTCATATTCTTCTCAGAACCCAGTGTCAACATCCATTCTTGATGATTCATATGAACCTAATCAGAGTTCCTTCAGTCCTGGATCTGCAGAAGTTACCTCTGATATATTCGTTGTTAACAATGAAGTGGGTCACTTGGATGGAACAGATACAGAATCAGGAACCTCAACTGATCTTCAGATTACTTTGCGCCGACTAGAGCAGCAGTTAAGTTTGAATGATGACAAATTTGAAGAAATTTCTTCCTTCGGCAATCAGCATGAAACTGCAGATGATTCAAGCCCTCAGCACCATCAAGAGAAATCTGCAAATTTGTCTGGACCAGATGGCCAGGGGCTATTTTACAATGGATATAATGGAAGGCAAGGTAATAAGAATG GTGATATTGGTGAATGTCATCATGAACTACCAGACCGCGGTTACCCTGATGGAAATGAAAAGGCTTTATCTTGCACAGATATGCTGGAAACATACAGGTCCTCATCTGAAGCCAGGTTACCACAGAAAAATGTATACATACCATCAAGACAT CATGAAAGTTCAACATCGTCCAGAAGCGAACCAGTTGTCTACCAGGAAAACTATCGCTGGCTGAACTTCAACAATGACAGTGCTCAAAACT CTGCTTTCTCATCGACACAAGGCGTAGGTGGAGTCAAGCTTCCTCCATATTCTTCTTTCGTAGAAGCACAAGAAACAAATTCTGACTACTATGCAGGATTGTTTGACCAAAGCCTAATAGGAGAACCTCTGGATGCAGGTTCAAGCTTAACTCTTGCCCAAAAACAGAAATTTTCTATTAAGGCAGTCTCCCCAGAATGGGGTTTTGCCTCTGAGACTACAAAG GTCTTCATTATTGGGTCTTTTCTCTGTCCACCCTCGGTTTCTACCTGGTCCTGTATGTTTGGTGATATTGAAGTTCCTGTTGAGATCATTCAGGACGGTGTAATCTGTTGCGAAGCTCCATCTCACCTCACTGGAAAGGTTACTCTGTGCGTTACTTCCGGAAACCGGGAGTCCTGCAGTGAAGTCAGAGAGTTCGAGTATCGTAACACGACCAATAGTTTCACCCACTATACTCCATTGAAAACAGAAGCTGCAAGAAGTCCAGAAGAACTGTTATTACTAGTTAGATTGGGGCAGATGCTCCTTTCTGCTTCACCTGTAAAGAATGATAATATAGAATCTGGAGTTCCTCTCATGAAACAGAAAGCTGATGATGATTCATGGAGCCATATTATAGAGGCTCTTCTAGTCGGCAGTGGAACTTCATCCGGCACTATCGATTGGCTTCTCGAAGAGTTTCTAAAGGATAAGCTGCAACTGTGGCTTTCTTGCAAATCCCAGGAAGTAGATGAAGAGACAGGCTGTTGTTTGTCCAAGAAAGAGCAGGGGATTATTCACATGGTTGCTGGGTTGGGTTTTGAGTGGGCCTTGAGCCCTATTCTCAGTTCCTGTGTGAATATCAATTTCCGTGACATCAATGGGTGGACTGCGCTTCATTGGGCTGCACGTTTCGGAAG GGAAAAAATGGTTGCTTTGCTTATAGCTTCTGGCGCATCTGCTGGAGCAGTGACAGATCCAAGTGCACAAGATCCAACCGGCAAAACTGCTGCATCAATTGCATCCAGCCATGGGCATAAGGGTCTGGCAGGGTATCTTTCAGAGGTGGCTCTAACAAGCCATCTGCAATCGCTTACAATGGAAGAGAGTGAACTGTCTAAAAGTTCGGCTGAGCTTCAAGCCGATTTAACCGTTAGTAGTGTCTCCAACGAAAATATCACCGCCACTGAGGATCAGACTTCACTGAAAGATACCTTGGCTGCTATCAGAAATGCAGCTCAGGCAGCTGCGCGGATACAATCTGCTTTTCGCTCGCATTCTTTCAGAAAACGGAGAGCAAGAGAAGCAGCTCCAGGTATGGATGGATATGGTATCGACGCAGATAGCATTGGTAACATGCCAGAGCTTTCTGCTTTGTCAAAACTTGCCTTTCGGAACTCACGTGAACATAATTTAGCTGCCTTATCAATTCAGAAGAAGTATCGGGGTTGGAAAGGTCGCAAGGATTTCTTAACACTGCGCCAAAAAGTAGTGAAGATACAG GCTCATGTGAGGGGTTACCAGGTTAGGAAGCATTACAAGGTTCTATGGGCAGTTGGAATCTTGGACAAGGTTGTGCTACGTTGGCGGCGAAAAGGGGTTGGTTTAAGAGGCTTCCGACAAGAGATGGAGACtaatgaaaatgaagatgaagatgaagatgaagatattCTTAAGATTTTCAGGAAACAGAAAGTAGATGTAGAAATTGAAGAGGCTGTTTCACGGGTTCTGTCCATGGTTGACTCTCCAGATGCTCGTCAGCAATACCATCGCATGCTTGAGAAGTATCGCCAAGCCAAG GCTGAACTTGCGGGTACTAGTGAAGAAACATCATTATCAACTTCTTTAGGGGATGTGTACAATATGGAAGATGATTTTTATCAATTTCCATAG
- the LOC130710886 gene encoding uncharacterized protein LOC130710886 — translation MMRGQQQQQDQNSRVFCELSALVFNLLRSHPTPVSFPDRAPIVPVRPSESPLARRSSTAGQITPAGFAALLLGISVSLMLCGSVTFFLGFMLMPWVIGLVMVLYVAGVVTSLSVIGRSIFYPRKDFPEWKLI, via the exons ATGATGAGaggacaacaacaacagcaagaTCAAAATTCCAGGGTTTTCTGCGAGCTTTCAGCGCTCGTTTTCAACCTCCTCCGCTCTCATCCTACGCCGGTGTCCTTCCCCGATCGAGCTCCGATCGTGCCGGTGCGTCCGTCGGAATCTCCTCTAGCCAGGCGTTCGTCAACCGCGGGACAGATTACGCCGGCGGGGTTTGCTGCTCTGCTTCTCGGGATTTCGGTGTCTCTGATGCTGTGTGGATCGGTTACGTTCTTCCTTGGGTTCATGCTCATGCCGTGGGTTATTGGATTGGTGATGGTGTTGTATGTTGCTGGCGTCGTTACCTCCCTCTCCGTTATCGGTCGCTCCATTTTTTACCCGCGGAAGGATTTTCCTG AGTGGAAACTTATATGA